ACCACATTCTTCTTAATGATATAGGTACACCTTTGAACATACCTACACCTCCTGATTAAACGGATTTAATAATTTTTACAACGTTTTGCCTGAATTTATCTTTGTCAGTATTAGCCATAACAGCTAAATATAAAGCGTCCTGTTTTTTGAAATAAAATAGGAAGCACTTTCCAGCCTTTGGAGTGAAGCCGGTTTTTCCAGCTATCACTCCATATTTATTAATAAAGGGGTTAGTGTTATTAAAGATAACTGGATTATATCTAAGAGATGTTAATAGCTTACATCTAGGCATTTTTAATATATTCATTAATGTCTTTTTTTGATACACTAATTTACCTAAAGTAACTAAGTCATTTACTGTTGAATAATGATTGTCTTTATGCAGTCCACTTGGATTAACAAAGCTACTTTGATTAAGTCCATAATCATTACAGTGTTTTTTTGTTATTACCGTCCACCTTTGTTCTGTCTTATTTTCAATATATTCTTGCAAAAGGTTTGCGGCATCATTTGCACTTCTAATAAGCATAGCTTGCAATAAAGTTTCAATCGTATAGTTCATATTTAATTTGAGATCAGCTCGTAATTGTGGTGCCTCTATCGTCTTACTTACCTTTATTTTGTCTGATAACTTACACTGATTGAGTACTATTAAAGCAGTAAATAACTTAGTAATGCTTGCAGGATATATAGCCTTATTTATGTTTTTTTTACGAATCCATTTATTATGTGATAATGAATATATCCCATAGTATTTTAACCTTCTATGATTGTGCTTTAATATATTCATACAATTATTCACTACGCTTTCTTATATTTTAATTGTCTAATTAAAGTTTCCATTTTAAATGTTCTAGACGCTTTAAAGTAGGCGTGCACGTTAGGTTTTAATACCTTTTTCAAATAGTTGTATGCAGATTTTTTATCTGGGAGATGCTGAGCTATTATATTATTCTTGGACTGTTTTGCACCAGCTACAACATGCTGCCCAAAAGTACCGACACCAATAACATTGACTCCTAAATCCGCAGCTTTTCTACCAACCTTTTTATGACCATCGACAGTGTGAGAGCCAAGCTCACCCATGTTACCAATAACTGCAAATGCAGGGTTTTTGTTAGAAATTAACTTTAGCGACCGAATCCCTTCGATTGCAGCTGTAGGATTAGCATTAAAAGCGTCACTAATGATTGTAGAATTGTTGATGCCCTTTAGTATTTGAGTTCTCATTCCTGCGTTTCTAAACGTTGCAAGCTTAGATTTGATATTAGGATATGGCACATTCAATATAAAGGCAGCAGCAATAGCAGCTAAAGCGTTATAGACATTATGCTCACCTATAGCGGCTACAGTGAAATCATATGTTTTACCAAGATAGGTCACCTTAAACGATGTAGAACGGGCTTTATAACGGATTTTAGATGCTTTAATATCAGCATTATTTTTTATTCCGAAATATAATATTTTTTTGCCTTTAAAACCTGATAGATTAAGCTTACTAGTATATTGGTTATCAGCATTGAGTATTAAATAACCGTTCTTTCTAATAGTTCCTATAATCTCTTGTTTAGCTTTAATAATATTATTTACTGAATTACCTAACTTACCTATGTGAGCATCACCTATATTAGTAATAATGCCGATTGTAGGCTGATAATATGAACCCATGATTCGTATTTGCCCTAATCCTTTCATTCCCATTTCAAATACACCATACTTATGGCTAGAATTTAATTTCATAGTATTGTAGGGAGCTGAATAAACAGCATTCATAGTAGCATAGGTACTCATAACCTTACCTTGTGAACGGAGAATCTGTGTTATCATATTTTTTACTGTCGTTTTACCAGCACTACCTGTAACGCCAACTACAGGTACTTTAATAAGGTTTCTATTATATTGCGCATATTTAAAAACCATTGATCTATCAACATAAATATAACTTATATTTTTTTGTTCTTTAATTTTCCCTCGAAGATTGTTTGCAGCAATAATGCCTATTGCACCTTTTTTTATCGCTGTAGCAACACGGTTATTGAAACCTTTTTGGTCACGAACCCAAAAAAAATCATTAGGTCTTACAAAACGTGAATCATTATATACGATAGATTGAATATGTCGATTGTGAGGGGCTTTAGTAAAACCCTTTGTTACTTGAATAAATTCTCCAATATTCATGATTATCCCCCTTAAATATTTCTCCCTTATAATATTCAGGAAGCCTACTAGAAGGTTCAACAGAAGTAAAAAAAATAAAAAAAAGGGCTAATCCTAAGGAAATTATCTTAGTAGGATTAGACCTTACATATAAATTATTATAAAATAATAGTAAGCTTTATAGATTTAGATTTAAATATTTAAAAAGATAGTAAATTACTAGAAATAAAACCTGTGTTATTTCCAATTTTCACTTGCGTCCATCCATTACTTTGACCTAGGACTTCAACAGTGTCACCCCTACGGACTACAGCTATAATACTATGATTAGTTCCTGCTCCGCTTCTAACATTTACGATATTTCCAGAAACGGTTGCAGTAGATGTAGAAGTTGTAACTGTTTTCGTCACTGGGTTGGATAGAAGGAAGCTAGCAACATAGCCTGATTGTCCATTAAAATCAATCTCGTACCAACCATTTAGCTGTCTTTTAACGACAACTTCATTACCATTTCGTACGACACCTAAGATATTGCCACTAGTTGAAGCAGTAGCTCGTACATTAACAACGTGACCAGTTACCGTACTAACTAGAACTTGAGAGGAGCTAGAATCGTTACTAGTGTTAGTGTTATTAGAGCTAGATGAGTAATCTCTTACTAGCCAATCTGCTATAAATCCAGTGCTACCATTAGACATTCTGATATTAAACCAGCTTCCTGATTTTCCTGTTACATTTAATACTTCACCATTTCTGGCAACAGCAACAATAGAAAAATTAGTTCCAGGTCCTGAACGTAAGTTAACAGTATTTCCTGTGACTTGTACTTGTCCTGTAATAGAAGGAGTATTTCCATTGTTCGAGCTGCCTTCATTATTATTTAACACCTGATTACTCGGCATAACAATTGGTCTTTGAGGTGGTAAATAATAATTAGTAGGAATTACAGGACCGCTATCGGTATATCTATGGGCTGCCGCTGGGTTCCATGCGTCATTTGGAAGAATTCGACGTGCTTCTAAGAATTTCTCCCCATACCAATATGAGAAATTATTCACTATTCCTATAGCTGTTGGTCTGTTACTTACTGTGTTTATAATTGCTGGTTTTCCATTAATAACTCCCATATATATAGCTACGTGGGAAATATACTTGTTGGTTTCTGTACCAGCCCAATACGTTAGTATATCACCAGGACGTAAGTTTTCTATACCTTTAATACCGTATAAAGCTTGTCCTGAAGAGCTTGTACCAACTCTAGTAGAGGATACACCTGGTACTCTAGTTCCAACCTTGTCATAATCCCTTGAGCGTGAGGTAATATTAATACCAAAATCACGATACACAAGCTGGGTAAAGTTAGAACAGTCGATTAAACCGTTAGTGGGATATCCACCAGCAAAATTATAAATCATATAACCATGTTCCATATACCAGATTGCTCGTGCAACAACTTGATGAGCTAAACTTCCATCGTATTGTTGCTCAAATGCTCTTATAATCGGTACTTCCTGCCTATTATAACTATCTTGGAAGTTATGATACCTTTCTATCGCTTGCTGTCTGGTAATACTAACAGCTTCAGCCTCTGTTGCAAGCATAGGTACCAGAGAAACTGAAGAAAATATTAAAGCAGTTGACAAGATGATAGTAATAAATTTTTGTTTTAAACTCATTATCAACCCTCCTTAGTGTGAATTTTATCATAATTTTAAGTGTCATTTACGTGGTAAGTTATGTAAACTAACTTTGAGGCCTTATATATCAATACTTAGAAAAAATAGAAAGAGGGATGCCGTGTGAAGATTGTAGTAGCTCCAGATTCGTTTAAAGGTAGTTTATCAGCTTTTGAGTTTTGTAATATTGTAGAGGAAGTTGCAATAAAACACTTTCCTATGCTTACCATCGTAAAGGTTCCTTTGGCAGATGGGGGAGAGGGCACAGTAGATAGTTTAATTCAAGGTGGGAATGGACAATTTCAATATGCAGAAGTAAATGATCCTTTATTTAGAAAAATAGAAGCTAAATATGGCATTCTAGAAGACAAAAAAACTGCTGTTATGGAGATTGCAGAGGCTTCAGGGCTACATAAGATTAGTAAAGCAGAGCAAAACCCGATGATTACATCAACCTATGGTACTGGCGAAATGATTAAGCATGCATTAGATCAAGGATGTAGAAATTTTATTATTGGAATAGGCGGAAGCGCTACTAACGATTGTGGCATAGGACTAATTCAAGCTCTTGGTGCAGAAGTATTGAATAAGAATAATAAGCAAGTCGCTCCAGGTGGAGAGGGTCTTTTAGAGGCTGTAAAGATAGATCTTGATAACTTTGATAAAAGAATAGAAGAATCTACATTTACAATTGCATGTGATGTAAATAACCCGTTGACAGGGAAAACTGGAGCTGCTTATGTATTTTCTCCCCAAAAAGGTGCAACTCCAGCAATGGTAGAAGAGCTAGATAAAGGCTTGAAAAATTATGCGAAAGTAATTCACAACACCATCGGTATAGATATAGAAAATGTACCAGGAGCAGGAGCAGCTGGTGGGTTAGGTGCGTGTTTTAGTGCATTTTTTAATGGTCAGCTAAAGTCTGGTATTGAAATTGTATTAAAAACCACAGCATTAGAGGAAAAATTAAAATCAGCTGATATTGTAATAACTGGAGAAGGTAAGATAGATACTCAAACAGCATATGGTAAAACACCGAGTGGTGTAGCAAAATTAGCAAGGAAACATCATGTTCCTGTCATTGGAATATGTGGTATTCTCGAAGCTGATTCTGAAGCTATCAAGGAAATTGAACTAGATGCTGCTTTTTCAATTATGAATAGGCCTTGTATTGTAGAAGAAGCGATATCAGATGCTAAAACAAATCTTGAGTCTTTAATTTACAATATATTTAATATTTTAACTATAAACAAGAAATAACCTAATTGACAGATTGTATACAGAATATATAATTAGATTAGTTCTAATTATATATTTATTGGAGGTATAACTATGGCAATTTGGAAGTGTAGTAAATGTGGTTTTACGAAAGACAGCAGATGCAGACCAGGTAAGTGTCCTGAGTGCGGAGCAGCAAAAGACGATTTCAAAAAAGATGAGTAATAAACTATACATATAAAAATATGAAATTGTTACAAAACAGTTGACTAGATTAGGTTACTGTTTTATAATACAGATAGAAGTGTGATTTCTCTCCACTCCTATCCATAATAATCCTGCGCTTAGCAGGATATTTTTTTGCATTTTTATACAGCTTTGTCATAAAGATAGGGTAAGGGGGAAGTGAGATGATACTTCTTATTATGAGCTTTATATTAGCAATTTCATATAGTCTAGTCTATTTAATAACATTTCTATTAGAGAATTTCATTACAGACATTATACGACTGCAAATCAATTACGATTTGTTAGCAATTTTTTATAGCTTCTTCTCATTGATTATAATATTTATGGGTGGAATCTATTCTTCAATGATATATAATAAAACAAAAGAAAAAATAGTAATAAACATAGCTTTTATAGTAGTTATGTTTTTAGGACAAATCATAGGCTTACTAGACAAGATTACACATGGTCTTGTATTATTAACTGGAGCATATGCTGTGATATTGCCACAAGTACTATATTATTTATTTATAATAATTTGTTTTATTATCGGTCAATTGTGTAGTTTCGATTTAGGCAAACAGAAGAAAAATTTAAGAGCTAAGATGTTCAAATATAGTAACTAATCGATTACCATTCATCTACTAAACAACCAATAATAGTAACTAGTATAGTCTAACATGATATTGTATACTTTGAATATACTAAATATGTTATACTAGAATCACAATTCATTTGATAGTCTCTATATATTTACAATAATATACACGTGATAACACGTGTTTTTTTAGGTCGCAAATCGTATTATTTACTCATAAATTTAGGATATAACGCAACTTTTTACCCTGGAAAAAGTCTAATATTATTGACTGGGGTAAATTTTGGCGGAACTTCAGGAGGATCCCCTATGAATGACTCCCAGATAATTCAGTTAATCAATGAAGGCAATCAAGAATATTATGGAGAATTAATCCAAAGACATGAACAGAAGATACTAGTCTTTATACATTACATGTTGAAAAATAATTCTTCAATGGAAGTATTAGCTGAAGATTTATGTCAAGAGACATTTATTAAAGCATACAAAAATCTTAATAGTTTTCGCGATAAAGAAGCAACATTTACTACTTGGTTATATACGATTGCTAGAAATACCGTTTTAAGTGAATTAAGAAAATCCAAAAATAAAGGTCAATATTTAGAGGATATAAACATTATTCCTAAAACGGAAGCAGACGAATTACCTGAGTATAAATTACTTAAAAACGAGCGTATTCATCTTGTTAGAGAAGCGATTAACACCTTGCCAGAGACTCAGAGGATGGCTATAATTCTGCGTGAATATGAACAGCTCGATTATAAGCAGATAGGCGAAATTATGGATTGTTCAGTCAGTGCAGTAAAATCGTTAATATTTCGTGGTAGGTCAGCAATAAAAAGCAAACTCGAGAAGTATATAATTTCGGGTTCAGAATAACCTTGAAAGGAAGATTGATATGAATTGTCAACAAGTGCAGTCAATGCTCTTAGATTTCATTGACTGCCAGCTAAATGTTAGTGATGAACAATTAGTTAAAGAGCATATTAGCGTGTGTGAAGAATGTAAAGCTAAATATCTGGATTGGAAACAAACACTTACACACATTAAGGATACTAAAGCGCTAGTATACAGTGAACCTAACTGTGCTTCTATAAAAAATGACGTAATGAGACGAATAGAAGTATTTGAAGGTCAAAAAAGAGTATTTAAGAGAAATATTAACGTTTGGAATCGCTTAGCTAGTATAGCTGCTGTGTTTGCAATTATGTTTATAGGGTATGCAGGCTATAATCAATCGATAACACCCGAACAACCAAGCACAATGTTAGCTATCGAACAACAAATGAATACTGATGAGTCTCAGGAGAAAAAAGGAGACGTAGTTAGAATAGCAAGTAATGATGATACTACTATTGCAACGAACACTTCTCTAAAGACAGTAGCACCTTACTCATTAGGTGGTATCTTCCTTGGAATTGGAGCAGCATCGATTGTAATGAGAAGAAAATTAGAAAAGCAACTGCAAGATATATTAAAATAATAAATCTACTACATATACAGTAATAATCACAGTACATATATCATAATATTACCAATACAATCACATACAAAAAAGTGATCATTCATAATTGAATGATCACTTTTTTGATGTATATTTGATCCTTAGCTAAACAACTTAGTGTATAGACCCCAAACCATAACTACTGCTACAGAGATTGGAATAATGTATCCTACAAGTATAGTATACCAGTTTCCAAATACGATAGTTCCCTTTGGAGAGTTAATTTCTTCAACTGCGTTCTTAGTCTTCCATACATGGGCAGCAAAGATTGCTGTTAATAAACCACCTAGTGGAAGTAAAATATCACTTGCAAAGAAATCGTAAGTATCTAAGATATCCATTCCTAAGAATGTAACATTACTCCATAAACTCATACCTAGAGTTGGTGGTAAACCAGTTAAGAAGATAATTCCACCAATTGTTAAAGCAGCCTGCTTACGAGTCCAACCTTTTTCGTCAACAACCCAAGCTACTACAACCTCTAATAGAGAAATTGCTGAAGTTAATGCTGCAACACTTAATAATAGGAAGAACATAAAGCCAAAGATTGTACCAGCTGGCATTGCAGCAAATACTGCAGGTAAAGTCATAAATGCAAGACCAGCACCACTTGCAGGGTCAAAGCCTAATGCAAATACAGCAGGGAAGATTGCGAAACCTGCAATGATTGCAACCCCTGTGTCTAATCCTACTACCCAACCAGCGCTATCAGAGATATTATCTTCACGCTTTAAGTAACTACCATAAGTAATAAGAGCACCCATACCTAAACTTAAAGTAAAGAATGATTGACCAACTGCTCTTAGGAAGGTTTCACCAGTTACATCACCTAAATTAGGCGTTAAGAAGAATGCTACACCAGCTCCAGCTCCTTCTAATGTTAAACCTCTTACTACTAATACAATTAATAAAAGGAATAAAACTGGCATTAGGATTTTAGTTGCGCGTTGGATTCCGTTAACAACTCCAGAAGCAATAATCCCAATAGTTAATGCCATAAATACTGCGTGCCAAATGATTGGTGGCCATACACTTGTAATATGACCTACAAACATACCAGTAAAGTCATCACCAGCATTAAAACCACCTAGTGCTTTAAATACATAAGCCAAAGACCAACCTGCAACGATAGAGTAGAATGATAGGATTACAAATCCTGCTAAAACTCCCATTGCTCCAACTAACCACCAAGGTGAGTTAGGTGCAAGTGCTTTGAAAGCACCCACTGGGTTTTTCTGTGTTTTACGACCAAGTGCAATTTCAGTCGTTAACAGAGGATAACCAATTAAAAAGATAGTTACTAAATAAATAAGTACAAATGCAGCTCCACCTTCGGTACCTACAACATAGGAGAAACGCCAAATGTTTCCAAGACCTACAGCAGAACCAGCGGCAGCTAGGATAAAGCCTAAATTCGACGTCCACTGCTCACGTGCCATTAAAAAACCTCCTTAAAATATAGTAAATTAATTCTAGTACATTTTATGATAAATTTCCTATAAAATAAAATATGAAATTAGAGCATTTTATGCCTTTAGAACACTAAAGGATTACAATAAATCAATATATCTTACAAATTCGGTGCTTTTTATCAAATTTTCAAACTATTCAATCTTATGAGACAATTATATGAAATTTAAAATTTACTATGC
The sequence above is a segment of the Desulfuribacillus alkaliarsenatis genome. Coding sequences within it:
- a CDS encoding D-alanyl-D-alanine carboxypeptidase family protein: MNILKHNHRRLKYYGIYSLSHNKWIRKKNINKAIYPASITKLFTALIVLNQCKLSDKIKVSKTIEAPQLRADLKLNMNYTIETLLQAMLIRSANDAANLLQEYIENKTEQRWTVITKKHCNDYGLNQSSFVNPSGLHKDNHYSTVNDLVTLGKLVYQKKTLMNILKMPRCKLLTSLRYNPVIFNNTNPFINKYGVIAGKTGFTPKAGKCFLFYFKKQDALYLAVMANTDKDKFRQNVVKIIKSV
- a CDS encoding UDP-N-acetylmuramoyl-tripeptide--D-alanyl-D-alanine ligase codes for the protein MNIGEFIQVTKGFTKAPHNRHIQSIVYNDSRFVRPNDFFWVRDQKGFNNRVATAIKKGAIGIIAANNLRGKIKEQKNISYIYVDRSMVFKYAQYNRNLIKVPVVGVTGSAGKTTVKNMITQILRSQGKVMSTYATMNAVYSAPYNTMKLNSSHKYGVFEMGMKGLGQIRIMGSYYQPTIGIITNIGDAHIGKLGNSVNNIIKAKQEIIGTIRKNGYLILNADNQYTSKLNLSGFKGKKILYFGIKNNADIKASKIRYKARSTSFKVTYLGKTYDFTVAAIGEHNVYNALAAIAAAFILNVPYPNIKSKLATFRNAGMRTQILKGINNSTIISDAFNANPTAAIEGIRSLKLISNKNPAFAVIGNMGELGSHTVDGHKKVGRKAADLGVNVIGVGTFGQHVVAGAKQSKNNIIAQHLPDKKSAYNYLKKVLKPNVHAYFKASRTFKMETLIRQLKYKKA
- a CDS encoding SH3 domain-containing protein, which translates into the protein MSLKQKFITIILSTALIFSSVSLVPMLATEAEAVSITRQQAIERYHNFQDSYNRQEVPIIRAFEQQYDGSLAHQVVARAIWYMEHGYMIYNFAGGYPTNGLIDCSNFTQLVYRDFGINITSRSRDYDKVGTRVPGVSSTRVGTSSSGQALYGIKGIENLRPGDILTYWAGTETNKYISHVAIYMGVINGKPAIINTVSNRPTAIGIVNNFSYWYGEKFLEARRILPNDAWNPAAAHRYTDSGPVIPTNYYLPPQRPIVMPSNQVLNNNEGSSNNGNTPSITGQVQVTGNTVNLRSGPGTNFSIVAVARNGEVLNVTGKSGSWFNIRMSNGSTGFIADWLVRDYSSSSNNTNTSNDSSSSQVLVSTVTGHVVNVRATASTSGNILGVVRNGNEVVVKRQLNGWYEIDFNGQSGYVASFLLSNPVTKTVTTSTSTATVSGNIVNVRSGAGTNHSIIAVVRRGDTVEVLGQSNGWTQVKIGNNTGFISSNLLSF
- a CDS encoding glycerate kinase, translated to MKIVVAPDSFKGSLSAFEFCNIVEEVAIKHFPMLTIVKVPLADGGEGTVDSLIQGGNGQFQYAEVNDPLFRKIEAKYGILEDKKTAVMEIAEASGLHKISKAEQNPMITSTYGTGEMIKHALDQGCRNFIIGIGGSATNDCGIGLIQALGAEVLNKNNKQVAPGGEGLLEAVKIDLDNFDKRIEESTFTIACDVNNPLTGKTGAAYVFSPQKGATPAMVEELDKGLKNYAKVIHNTIGIDIENVPGAGAAGGLGACFSAFFNGQLKSGIEIVLKTTALEEKLKSADIVITGEGKIDTQTAYGKTPSGVAKLARKHHVPVIGICGILEADSEAIKEIELDAAFSIMNRPCIVEEAISDAKTNLESLIYNIFNILTINKK
- a CDS encoding RCKP-type rubredoxin-like domain-containing protein, which codes for MAIWKCSKCGFTKDSRCRPGKCPECGAAKDDFKKDE
- a CDS encoding RNA polymerase sigma factor, which translates into the protein MNDSQIIQLINEGNQEYYGELIQRHEQKILVFIHYMLKNNSSMEVLAEDLCQETFIKAYKNLNSFRDKEATFTTWLYTIARNTVLSELRKSKNKGQYLEDINIIPKTEADELPEYKLLKNERIHLVREAINTLPETQRMAIILREYEQLDYKQIGEIMDCSVSAVKSLIFRGRSAIKSKLEKYIISGSE
- a CDS encoding anti-sigma factor family protein: MNCQQVQSMLLDFIDCQLNVSDEQLVKEHISVCEECKAKYLDWKQTLTHIKDTKALVYSEPNCASIKNDVMRRIEVFEGQKRVFKRNINVWNRLASIAAVFAIMFIGYAGYNQSITPEQPSTMLAIEQQMNTDESQEKKGDVVRIASNDDTTIATNTSLKTVAPYSLGGIFLGIGAASIVMRRKLEKQLQDILK
- a CDS encoding sodium-dependent transporter — encoded protein: MAREQWTSNLGFILAAAGSAVGLGNIWRFSYVVGTEGGAAFVLIYLVTIFLIGYPLLTTEIALGRKTQKNPVGAFKALAPNSPWWLVGAMGVLAGFVILSFYSIVAGWSLAYVFKALGGFNAGDDFTGMFVGHITSVWPPIIWHAVFMALTIGIIASGVVNGIQRATKILMPVLFLLLIVLVVRGLTLEGAGAGVAFFLTPNLGDVTGETFLRAVGQSFFTLSLGMGALITYGSYLKREDNISDSAGWVVGLDTGVAIIAGFAIFPAVFALGFDPASGAGLAFMTLPAVFAAMPAGTIFGFMFFLLLSVAALTSAISLLEVVVAWVVDEKGWTRKQAALTIGGIIFLTGLPPTLGMSLWSNVTFLGMDILDTYDFFASDILLPLGGLLTAIFAAHVWKTKNAVEEINSPKGTIVFGNWYTILVGYIIPISVAVVMVWGLYTKLFS